The following proteins come from a genomic window of Gynuella sunshinyii YC6258:
- a CDS encoding glycosyltransferase family 2 protein has translation MKISVIFTTYNSPVWLEKVLWGFNCQTDQNFELLIADDGSGEETRQLISRFQQEARFEIHHIWQPDEGFQKCRILNKAIVAATGEYIVMTDGDCIPRNDFVAAHRQAAKPGCFLSGGYFKLPMETSKAITRQDIEAGNCFDREWLAKHGVKPSIKFMKLTKQPTLASLYNTLTMTKRSWNGHNASCWKQDAVKVNGFDERMKYGGLDCEFGGRLLNAGIKAKQIRYRAICIHLDHSRGYVNEEDWKRNRIIRKTSIQEKLIETPAGIKQSQ, from the coding sequence TTGAAAATCAGCGTTATCTTCACTACCTACAACTCACCCGTCTGGCTGGAAAAAGTCCTCTGGGGCTTTAATTGCCAGACTGATCAGAACTTTGAGCTACTGATTGCTGATGATGGTTCTGGTGAAGAAACCCGACAGCTGATTTCCAGGTTCCAGCAGGAAGCTCGTTTTGAAATACATCATATCTGGCAACCGGACGAAGGTTTTCAAAAATGTAGAATCCTTAACAAAGCCATTGTTGCCGCGACGGGTGAATATATTGTCATGACAGACGGTGATTGCATTCCCCGCAACGATTTTGTCGCTGCTCATCGTCAAGCGGCCAAACCTGGATGTTTTCTTTCGGGTGGCTATTTTAAACTGCCCATGGAAACCAGTAAGGCAATTACCCGCCAGGACATTGAAGCAGGTAATTGTTTTGACAGAGAGTGGCTGGCCAAACATGGCGTAAAGCCCAGCATTAAGTTTATGAAGCTAACCAAGCAACCAACGCTGGCCAGCCTCTATAACACTCTGACAATGACGAAAAGATCCTGGAATGGCCATAACGCCTCTTGCTGGAAACAAGACGCTGTTAAAGTAAATGGCTTTGATGAAAGAATGAAATATGGCGGTCTGGATTGTGAATTTGGTGGTCGTCTACTGAATGCAGGCATTAAAGCAAAGCAAATCCGCTATAGGGCAATCTGCATACATCTTGACCATTCCCGTGGTTACGTTAACGAAGAAGACTGGAAAAGAAACCGAATCATCCGCAAAACGTCCATTCAGGAAAAATTGATTGAAACTCCGGCGGGCATCAAACAGTCGCAATGA
- a CDS encoding S41 family peptidase yields MNTMKKTWIGFIAAGLLGLFIGIGTSVEAGKGPETRLPIDDIRNLAQVIDHVKRSYVEEVDDQKLLEDAIRGMLAGLDPHSSYLTPQDFADLKEDTSGKFGGLGIEVSMDETGFVRVVSPIDDTPAFRAGIQAGDLITVLDDKPVKGLSLSQAVDIMRGEPGSTILLTVVRSGESKPLEIKIKRDVIKVTSIRQRMLESGYGYVRISQFQQRTGPDFVSAMKKLRDENGDKLNGLVLDLRNNPGGVLNAAVDVVDALISEGLIVYTEGRLPDSEFKYSATSGDASDSVNLVVLINGGSASASEIVAGALQDHKRAVIMGTQSFGKGSVQTILPLGENRALKLTTARYYTPSGRSIQAQGIVPDIVVERGKLNLEESRFFKESDLQGHLENNTATSTEAGKANGDPEAEKNLAETDYQLYEALNMLKGMHIVSIMK; encoded by the coding sequence ATGAACACAATGAAGAAAACTTGGATTGGATTTATTGCTGCAGGTCTTTTGGGCCTTTTTATTGGCATTGGTACTTCGGTTGAGGCAGGCAAAGGGCCTGAAACCCGTCTGCCAATCGATGACATTCGTAACCTCGCTCAGGTGATCGATCACGTAAAGCGTTCTTATGTTGAAGAAGTGGACGATCAAAAACTGCTTGAAGATGCCATTCGCGGCATGCTGGCAGGACTGGATCCTCATTCAAGTTATCTGACTCCCCAGGATTTTGCTGACTTAAAAGAAGATACCAGTGGTAAATTTGGTGGCCTGGGTATTGAAGTTTCAATGGATGAAACCGGATTCGTTAGGGTTGTATCTCCGATAGATGATACGCCCGCTTTTCGGGCCGGCATACAGGCCGGAGACCTGATTACAGTGTTGGATGATAAACCAGTAAAAGGTTTGTCGCTCAGTCAGGCTGTCGACATTATGCGTGGTGAGCCTGGCTCAACGATTTTACTGACAGTCGTACGTTCTGGAGAATCCAAGCCGCTGGAAATCAAAATAAAACGCGACGTCATTAAAGTAACCAGTATTCGTCAGCGGATGCTGGAGTCTGGATATGGATATGTTCGGATCAGTCAGTTCCAGCAACGCACCGGCCCTGATTTTGTCAGTGCAATGAAGAAACTGCGCGATGAGAATGGCGATAAGTTGAACGGACTGGTACTGGATCTGCGCAATAACCCAGGTGGCGTGTTAAACGCTGCAGTGGATGTTGTGGATGCGTTGATCTCTGAAGGCTTGATCGTTTATACCGAAGGCCGTCTGCCTGATTCTGAGTTTAAGTACAGTGCAACCTCTGGTGACGCTTCTGATAGTGTGAATCTGGTTGTGTTGATAAATGGCGGTTCAGCCTCGGCATCTGAAATTGTGGCGGGCGCTCTTCAGGATCACAAACGTGCCGTGATCATGGGGACACAGAGTTTTGGTAAAGGTTCTGTGCAGACTATATTGCCATTGGGTGAGAACCGTGCTCTGAAACTGACCACCGCCCGTTACTACACTCCGAGTGGCCGTTCTATTCAGGCCCAGGGAATTGTGCCTGATATCGTGGTTGAGCGTGGAAAACTGAATCTGGAAGAAAGCCGTTTCTTTAAAGAATCTGATTTGCAGGGGCATCTGGAAAATAACACTGCAACTTCGACGGAAGCAGGTAAAGCCAATGGTGACCCTGAAGCGGAAAAGAATCTGGCAGAAACCGATTATCAGCTCTATGAAGCTCTTAATATGCTCAAAGGTATGCACATCGTATCCATAATGAAGTAA
- a CDS encoding glycosyltransferase, translated as MSNNRSSLRIMHVLLSRGFAGSERSTAESSNQQCIEHQVCVVIRKDHRRHGVSIRDHLDGRVKVIEIPAKFLTKWQLKKAINDFKPDVIHAHLRRSTRLVAKINPAAATVSTLHIEVNGPHFLQMDGLICNARWQIEKIPTAYQGQTFKANNSLQHHPALPDQKLMELRASLGYRPEDILVGAVGRYHESKAWDILIPAFKQLQTSLPVKLAFFGSGHQEQQLKELAKGDTRITFHSYRTDIKDIYQCFDLLVCPSRYEPLPRVMLEAMDAGIPVIASDVGGCKELVDDYGGDLFRVDDIDDLSRVLSLRLQSRPECYYPDLSAHYLENANQAIVGFYRQLIAGKKH; from the coding sequence ATGTCCAATAACCGATCTTCCCTGCGAATTATGCATGTTCTGTTGTCGCGAGGTTTTGCTGGATCCGAGCGCTCCACGGCGGAGTCCAGTAATCAACAGTGTATAGAGCATCAGGTTTGCGTGGTAATACGTAAGGATCATCGTCGACATGGTGTGTCCATTCGGGATCATCTCGACGGACGTGTCAAGGTAATAGAGATCCCCGCCAAATTTCTCACCAAGTGGCAATTGAAAAAAGCCATAAATGATTTTAAGCCTGATGTTATTCATGCCCACTTGCGACGCTCAACGCGATTAGTAGCCAAAATAAATCCAGCTGCAGCCACGGTTTCCACATTGCATATCGAAGTCAATGGTCCGCATTTTCTGCAGATGGATGGGTTGATTTGTAATGCCCGCTGGCAGATAGAAAAAATTCCGACGGCTTATCAAGGGCAAACGTTTAAGGCCAACAATTCCTTGCAGCATCATCCTGCGCTACCTGATCAGAAACTTATGGAATTAAGAGCTTCTTTGGGGTATCGGCCTGAAGATATTCTTGTCGGGGCTGTCGGGCGTTATCATGAAAGCAAGGCCTGGGATATTTTGATTCCTGCATTTAAACAACTGCAAACCTCGTTACCGGTCAAACTCGCGTTCTTTGGCAGCGGTCATCAGGAACAACAATTAAAAGAGCTTGCCAAGGGCGATACCCGCATTACATTTCATTCTTATAGAACAGATATTAAAGACATATATCAATGTTTTGATCTCTTGGTCTGCCCTTCACGCTATGAGCCGCTACCCAGGGTTATGTTGGAAGCAATGGATGCTGGTATACCTGTTATCGCTTCGGATGTCGGAGGGTGTAAAGAGCTGGTTGATGATTATGGGGGAGACCTGTTTCGAGTGGATGATATTGATGATCTTTCCAGGGTTCTGTCGTTACGGTTGCAATCAAGACCCGAGTGTTATTACCCGGATCTGAGTGCCCATTATCTCGAAAATGCGAATCAGGCCATTGTGGGGTTTTATCGTCAGTTGATTGCCGGCAAAAAGCACTGA
- the gpmI gene encoding 2,3-bisphosphoglycerate-independent phosphoglycerate mutase encodes MSKKIPHALIILDGFGYSETSQSNAIEKADCPTWKRLWAEYPHSLIQTSGMAVGLPEGQMGNSEVGHMNLGAGRIVYQSFTRVSKSIEDGDFFDNVALTGAVDKAIANNGAVHIMGLASPGGVHSHEDHLVAAIEMAAKRGAGKIYVHAFLDGRDTPPRSAEATLKKLDAKLAELNVGYVASLIGRYYAMDRDNRWERVQQAYDLMVRGNADIVAATAVDGLRAAYEQDKDDEFVPPTSVRPNSTEAVKIEDGDSVIFMNFRPDRAREITRAFVQEDLDSTLDRTVRPQLADFVMLTEYAADIKCSCAYPSQDLVNSIGEVTANLGKTQLRIAETEKYAHVTFFFSGGREDEFEGESRILVPSPKVATYDMKPEMSAPEVTEKLVAAIESGAYDLIVCNYANGDMVGHTGKMDAAIKAVEALDVSLKAVTDAILAAGGDCLITADHGNVELMVDPETGGPVTSHTTFPVPLVYVSGHGKGKSLNDGRLCDIAPTLLSMMGENAPEEMTGENLIV; translated from the coding sequence ATGTCCAAAAAAATACCTCATGCCTTGATTATTCTCGATGGTTTTGGATACAGCGAAACCTCCCAGTCCAATGCCATAGAAAAAGCAGACTGTCCTACCTGGAAACGTCTATGGGCCGAGTATCCCCATAGTCTGATACAGACCTCAGGAATGGCTGTCGGTTTGCCCGAGGGTCAGATGGGAAATTCTGAAGTGGGTCATATGAATCTTGGCGCAGGTCGTATTGTTTATCAGAGTTTTACCCGGGTATCCAAGTCTATTGAAGATGGTGATTTTTTCGACAACGTCGCTTTGACCGGTGCTGTTGATAAGGCTATTGCCAATAATGGTGCTGTTCACATTATGGGGCTTGCATCTCCAGGAGGGGTTCACAGTCATGAGGATCACTTGGTTGCTGCCATTGAAATGGCTGCCAAACGAGGTGCCGGAAAAATTTATGTTCATGCCTTTCTGGATGGTCGTGATACCCCGCCGCGTAGTGCAGAAGCCACTCTGAAGAAGCTGGATGCCAAGCTGGCAGAGCTGAATGTTGGTTATGTTGCCTCGTTAATCGGTCGCTACTACGCCATGGATCGTGACAACCGTTGGGAACGGGTTCAGCAGGCTTATGACCTTATGGTGCGCGGCAATGCTGATATTGTTGCTGCCACAGCGGTGGATGGATTGCGTGCCGCTTATGAACAGGATAAAGATGACGAGTTTGTACCCCCGACTTCTGTGCGCCCTAACAGTACAGAGGCTGTTAAAATTGAAGATGGGGATTCGGTTATATTCATGAACTTCCGCCCTGACCGTGCTCGTGAGATTACTCGGGCTTTTGTTCAGGAAGATCTGGATTCAACGCTGGACCGTACAGTTCGGCCTCAGTTGGCTGATTTTGTCATGCTGACAGAATATGCTGCGGATATTAAGTGCAGCTGCGCCTATCCTTCCCAGGATCTGGTCAATTCTATCGGGGAGGTGACTGCCAACCTTGGCAAAACTCAATTGCGTATTGCCGAGACTGAAAAATATGCCCATGTAACCTTCTTTTTCTCTGGTGGTCGCGAGGATGAGTTTGAGGGTGAAAGTCGTATTCTGGTGCCCTCTCCGAAAGTTGCCACATATGATATGAAACCGGAAATGAGTGCACCGGAAGTTACCGAAAAACTGGTGGCAGCCATTGAAAGTGGCGCTTATGATCTGATTGTATGTAATTATGCTAACGGTGATATGGTGGGTCATACTGGCAAGATGGATGCGGCCATTAAGGCGGTGGAAGCACTGGATGTCAGTTTGAAAGCTGTTACTGATGCGATATTGGCAGCAGGTGGAGACTGCCTGATTACTGCTGACCATGGTAATGTTGAATTGATGGTCGATCCTGAGACAGGTGGGCCGGTGACCAGCCATACGACTTTCCCGGTGCCTCTGGTTTACGTCAGTGGTCATGGCAAGGGTAAATCACTGAACGATGGTCGTTTGTGTGATATTGCTCCAACTTTATTGTCGATGATGGGTGAAAATGCTCCGGAAGAGATGACGGGAGAAAACCTGATCGTCTAG
- the glnA gene encoding glutamate--ammonia ligase, giving the protein MSEKTLTLIKESEAKWVDLRFTDTKGKEQHVTIPSSSVDEDFFENGQMFDGSSIAGWKGINESDMILMPDDETSVLDPFTEDTTVIIRCNIIEPSTMQGYERDPRSIAMRAEEYLKSTGLGDTAFFGPEPEFFVFDSVNWHTDMSGSGYKISSEEAAWSTNELYEDGNLGHRPRVKGGYFPVPPVDSLHDLRSAMCSAMQAMGLEVEVHHHEVATAGQCEIGVKFNTLVKKADETQILKYCVHNVAAAYGKTATFMPKPIVGDNGSGMHCHQSFWKDGENQFAGDGYAGLSETALYYIGGIIKHAKALNAFTNPGTNSYKRLIPGFEAPVMLAYSARNRSASIRIPYTASPKGKRIEARFPDPIANPYLAFAAMLMAGLDGVKNKIHPGDSADKDLYDLPPEEAAAIPQVCGSLREALSSLDADREFLTAGGVFTDDTIDAYIELKMEEVYRVEHTTHPVEFDMYYSV; this is encoded by the coding sequence ATGTCAGAAAAAACCCTTACTTTGATCAAGGAGTCTGAGGCTAAATGGGTTGACCTGCGCTTCACTGACACCAAGGGTAAAGAGCAACACGTCACCATCCCCTCATCCAGTGTTGACGAAGATTTCTTTGAAAATGGCCAGATGTTTGACGGTTCGTCCATTGCCGGCTGGAAAGGCATTAACGAATCAGACATGATCCTGATGCCTGACGATGAAACAAGTGTTCTGGATCCATTTACAGAAGACACAACCGTTATCATCCGTTGCAACATCATCGAACCCTCCACCATGCAGGGCTATGAGCGCGATCCTCGCTCCATCGCCATGCGTGCTGAAGAATATCTGAAATCAACCGGTCTGGGCGATACTGCTTTCTTCGGTCCTGAACCCGAGTTTTTTGTCTTTGACAGTGTTAACTGGCACACCGACATGAGCGGTTCCGGTTACAAAATTTCTTCTGAAGAAGCCGCCTGGTCTACTAACGAGTTGTATGAAGACGGTAACCTGGGTCACCGCCCAAGAGTCAAAGGTGGTTACTTCCCTGTACCGCCAGTCGACAGTCTGCATGACCTTCGTTCTGCCATGTGTTCTGCAATGCAGGCTATGGGCCTGGAAGTTGAAGTACACCACCACGAAGTAGCCACTGCAGGTCAGTGTGAGATTGGTGTTAAATTCAATACTCTGGTTAAAAAAGCCGACGAAACCCAGATTCTGAAGTACTGTGTGCACAACGTTGCTGCTGCTTACGGAAAAACAGCCACCTTTATGCCAAAACCAATCGTTGGCGATAACGGTTCTGGTATGCACTGCCACCAGTCTTTCTGGAAAGATGGCGAAAACCAGTTTGCAGGCGATGGATATGCAGGATTATCTGAAACAGCACTGTATTATATCGGCGGTATCATCAAGCATGCCAAAGCACTGAACGCTTTCACCAACCCTGGAACCAACTCTTATAAGCGTCTGATTCCTGGTTTCGAAGCACCTGTTATGCTGGCTTATTCTGCCCGTAACCGTTCGGCGTCTATCCGTATTCCTTACACTGCGTCACCTAAAGGCAAACGTATCGAAGCCCGTTTCCCGGATCCGATTGCGAACCCTTATCTGGCATTCGCAGCTATGCTGATGGCCGGCCTTGATGGTGTTAAGAACAAAATCCATCCTGGCGATTCAGCCGACAAAGACCTGTACGACCTGCCCCCGGAAGAAGCGGCAGCTATTCCACAAGTCTGTGGCAGCCTACGTGAAGCATTGTCCAGCCTGGATGCTGACCGTGAGTTCCTGACAGCCGGCGGTGTATTTACAGATGACACGATCGACGCGTATATCGAACTGAAAATGGAAGAAGTCTACCGCGTTGAGCACACCACTCACCCGGTTGAGTTTGATATGTATTATTCAGTTTAA
- the grxC gene encoding glutaredoxin 3, producing MANVTIYSSNYCPFCMQAKHLLQQKGVQFNEIVVDGKADLRREMTAKAGRHTVPQIWINDTHVGGCDDLYALERAGKLDPLLG from the coding sequence ATGGCAAACGTTACGATTTATTCATCCAACTACTGCCCGTTTTGCATGCAGGCAAAGCATCTACTGCAACAAAAAGGTGTTCAGTTCAATGAGATCGTAGTTGATGGAAAAGCCGACCTGCGCCGCGAAATGACTGCCAAAGCAGGTCGCCATACCGTTCCACAGATATGGATAAACGATACCCATGTCGGTGGTTGCGATGATCTTTACGCCCTGGAACGGGCTGGCAAACTTGACCCATTGCTTGGATAG
- the secB gene encoding protein-export chaperone SecB, with amino-acid sequence MTEQKKPVFGIQRLYIKDSSFESPNSPQIFRHPWEPKINLDMNTKTKQLDAAVYEVVLMLTVTTKVNDEVAFVAEVQQCGIFNMENFEEEVKNQMLGAYCPNLLFPYARAYIDNLVVQGSFPPVHLAPINFDAIYQQKLAELNANSDSSSETESSMH; translated from the coding sequence ATGACAGAACAAAAAAAGCCGGTTTTCGGCATTCAAAGACTCTATATCAAGGATTCTTCGTTCGAGTCTCCTAATAGTCCACAGATTTTTCGTCACCCCTGGGAACCAAAAATCAATCTGGATATGAACACCAAAACCAAACAGCTAGATGCAGCCGTTTACGAAGTGGTTTTGATGTTGACCGTAACAACCAAAGTGAATGATGAAGTGGCGTTTGTTGCAGAAGTCCAGCAGTGCGGCATTTTCAACATGGAAAATTTTGAAGAAGAAGTCAAAAACCAGATGTTAGGTGCCTATTGCCCGAACCTGTTGTTTCCGTATGCACGGGCATATATTGATAATCTGGTGGTACAAGGCAGCTTCCCGCCTGTTCATCTGGCACCGATCAACTTTGATGCAATTTATCAGCAAAAACTCGCAGAGCTGAATGCCAATAGCGACAGCAGCTCCGAAACAGAATCGTCAATGCACTGA
- a CDS encoding murein hydrolase activator EnvC family protein: protein MKFLLLMCVLIGSFCSFALAEDRQATEEDLKVLKQEMDKLNQWLQQVSKQKDGLQEKLKSTEISISDNLAEIERLQQELEQLKKQIAELQSNQTQLRQALEKKRQNIEQLVVASYQQGRQSQLKMLLSQQNPNDLRRMLNYATWLSESQQHLLTQYQSDLTELQHTEQALDDKSEQLRKSNQRLVEDNQRLKQQQNERTQLLAKLNQQIASGSQRLVTMKEDRARLEELLKRMNESLQSLVPIEMDVPFANVQGQLGWPAQGKVTHRFGERLGAGPLTWDGILIAAKEGAGVTAVHHGRVVFADWLKGFGLLIILDHGDGFMSLYGRNEVLLRSVGEWVNKGDLLARAGDSGLEEPGVYFEIRYQGKPRNPAKWLAKQ, encoded by the coding sequence ATGAAGTTTCTGTTGCTTATGTGTGTATTAATTGGATCTTTCTGCTCTTTTGCGTTGGCAGAGGATCGTCAGGCGACTGAAGAAGATCTTAAAGTATTGAAACAGGAAATGGATAAGCTGAACCAATGGTTGCAGCAGGTTTCCAAGCAAAAAGACGGTCTACAAGAAAAATTAAAAAGTACCGAGATATCCATTTCCGATAATCTGGCTGAAATTGAACGATTACAGCAGGAGCTTGAGCAGCTAAAAAAGCAAATTGCGGAGTTGCAGAGCAACCAGACTCAACTCCGCCAGGCACTGGAAAAGAAGCGTCAGAACATCGAACAGCTAGTGGTTGCGAGTTACCAGCAGGGACGACAAAGTCAATTGAAGATGCTTCTGAGTCAACAGAATCCAAATGACCTGCGCCGTATGCTCAATTATGCCACCTGGCTGAGTGAATCCCAGCAACACCTGTTAACTCAATATCAAAGTGATCTCACAGAGTTGCAACATACTGAACAGGCGCTGGATGATAAATCTGAGCAGTTGCGCAAGAGCAATCAGCGTCTGGTGGAGGACAATCAACGCCTTAAGCAACAGCAAAATGAAAGAACCCAATTGTTGGCCAAGCTGAATCAGCAGATTGCCAGTGGTTCACAACGGCTGGTGACGATGAAAGAGGATCGTGCCCGGCTGGAAGAATTGCTGAAGCGTATGAATGAGTCTCTGCAGTCGCTGGTGCCGATTGAGATGGATGTGCCATTTGCCAATGTTCAGGGACAACTCGGCTGGCCTGCACAGGGCAAAGTGACTCATCGTTTTGGTGAACGATTGGGAGCTGGCCCGCTGACTTGGGATGGAATCCTGATCGCAGCCAAAGAGGGTGCTGGTGTGACAGCCGTACATCATGGCAGAGTCGTGTTTGCGGACTGGTTGAAGGGATTCGGGTTATTGATCATTCTGGATCATGGCGATGGCTTCATGAGTTTGTATGGACGAAACGAAGTGTTGCTGCGATCTGTGGGTGAGTGGGTAAACAAAGGCGATTTGCTGGCGCGTGCTGGTGACAGTGGTCTGGAGGAGCCTGGTGTTTACTTTGAAATTCGTTATCAGGGTAAGCCAAGAAACCCTGCCAAGTGGCTGGCAAAGCAATAA
- a CDS encoding divergent polysaccharide deacetylase family protein, producing MRLVLFCLLYSVACLVHATEAQISKAKVAIIIDDLGYNLSRDRQAIDLPVPVTLAFLPDRNYTQVLARYAHSKGKAIMLHLPMESESGFPMGEYGLKVDMSDEQKRQKLDEALAAVPYATGVNNHMGSRMTRDQESMSWLMEELNRHQLFFVDSLTVADSLGWKTAESTNTPYATRTVFLDNDLDSQSLDRQFEVLMEKARKNGSAIAIAHPHPETLRFLRMRLPLAQQYELVTFVYVDKLLLGKAIASQ from the coding sequence ATGCGGCTAGTTCTGTTTTGTCTGCTGTATTCAGTGGCATGTCTGGTACATGCCACTGAGGCGCAGATATCAAAGGCTAAAGTAGCCATTATTATTGACGATCTCGGTTATAACCTGAGCCGTGATCGTCAGGCTATTGACCTCCCTGTTCCTGTGACTCTTGCTTTTCTACCTGATCGAAACTACACCCAGGTCCTGGCCAGATATGCTCACAGTAAAGGCAAGGCAATCATGTTACATCTGCCAATGGAAAGTGAGAGTGGTTTTCCTATGGGGGAGTATGGGTTGAAGGTTGATATGTCTGACGAGCAAAAGCGCCAGAAGTTGGATGAAGCTCTTGCTGCTGTGCCTTATGCAACTGGAGTTAACAACCATATGGGCAGCCGGATGACCCGTGATCAGGAAAGCATGTCCTGGTTAATGGAAGAGTTAAACCGCCACCAGCTGTTTTTTGTCGACAGTCTGACGGTAGCCGATTCCCTGGGTTGGAAGACCGCTGAGTCGACGAATACTCCTTACGCTACCCGCACAGTCTTTCTGGATAATGATCTTGACAGTCAGAGTCTGGATCGACAGTTTGAAGTTCTAATGGAAAAAGCCAGGAAAAATGGCAGTGCCATTGCCATAGCACATCCTCATCCCGAGACTCTGAGATTTCTGCGTATGCGCCTGCCGCTGGCCCAGCAGTACGAGCTTGTGACATTTGTTTATGTGGACAAACTGTTGCTTGGAAAAGCTATTGCCAGTCAATAG
- the thiI gene encoding tRNA uracil 4-sulfurtransferase ThiI, whose translation MKFIIKLAPEVTIKSKPVRKRFTQQLRQNIRNILQKIDTNVAVSGVWDNLFVQPSSQASQYQCDAIAESLACTPGIAHILQVESFQLQSLEDIFLKAKDLYREELKGKTFSVRVKRVGKHDFTSLDVERYVGGGLNQHTEAKGVKLNDPDIVIKIEIRDQDLFLVTRRINGLRGFPIGTQETTLTLLSGGFDSGVAAYQIMKRGIRTHFLFFNLGGSAHENGVKQVAEYIWRKFGSSHRVLFIAVPFEGVVAEILTKVDNSHMGVILKRMMYRAADQVAERFNLESFVTGEAIAQVSSQTMINLKVIEEVTDKLVFRPLVVSDKQEIIDQARRIGTAGFAETMPEYCGVISRKPTTRARLEKVLAEEQKFDFAVLDAALKNTVVRNIDELYVTNANDYKVPYRSNLSDDDILIDIRHPDEIDLKAPPKAINTLEIPFYRLRQAYPELDQSKSYVLYCDKGVMSKMQVLYLREQGFENVSVYGEG comes from the coding sequence ATGAAATTTATTATCAAACTGGCACCAGAAGTTACCATCAAGAGCAAACCGGTGCGAAAAAGGTTTACTCAGCAACTCCGGCAGAATATCAGAAACATTCTGCAAAAGATTGATACAAATGTCGCCGTTAGCGGCGTTTGGGACAATCTTTTCGTTCAGCCGTCGAGTCAGGCCAGTCAATATCAATGTGATGCCATTGCTGAATCCCTGGCTTGTACGCCAGGTATTGCACACATTCTTCAGGTTGAAAGTTTCCAGCTGCAAAGTCTGGAAGATATCTTTTTAAAGGCTAAAGACTTGTACCGTGAGGAACTGAAGGGCAAAACATTTTCTGTCAGGGTCAAGCGGGTCGGAAAGCATGACTTCACCTCCCTGGATGTTGAGCGTTATGTTGGTGGCGGGCTTAATCAGCATACTGAGGCAAAAGGTGTAAAGCTGAATGATCCGGATATCGTCATAAAAATAGAAATTCGCGATCAGGATCTTTTTCTGGTTACCCGCCGTATCAATGGATTGCGGGGATTTCCGATCGGAACCCAGGAAACCACTTTGACTCTGCTCTCTGGTGGGTTTGATTCCGGAGTCGCGGCCTATCAGATTATGAAACGTGGTATTCGTACCCATTTCCTGTTTTTCAATCTGGGTGGTTCAGCCCATGAAAATGGTGTTAAACAGGTGGCCGAATACATTTGGCGGAAATTTGGTTCCAGTCACCGGGTGCTGTTTATTGCCGTACCGTTTGAGGGAGTGGTTGCCGAGATTTTAACTAAAGTCGATAACTCCCATATGGGTGTTATTTTGAAGCGGATGATGTACCGGGCGGCAGACCAGGTTGCAGAACGCTTCAATCTGGAATCATTTGTAACGGGTGAAGCTATTGCCCAGGTTTCCAGCCAGACCATGATAAATCTCAAGGTCATTGAAGAAGTGACTGATAAGCTGGTATTTCGCCCGTTGGTTGTATCGGACAAGCAGGAGATTATTGATCAGGCCCGCCGAATCGGTACGGCTGGGTTTGCTGAAACGATGCCAGAATACTGCGGTGTGATATCCAGAAAACCGACCACTCGCGCCAGACTCGAAAAAGTATTGGCGGAAGAACAGAAATTCGACTTTGCTGTGCTGGATGCTGCGCTCAAAAATACGGTTGTCAGAAACATCGATGAATTGTACGTAACAAATGCCAACGATTATAAGGTGCCTTATCGCTCTAATCTGTCAGATGACGACATACTGATCGATATCCGGCATCCTGATGAAATTGACTTGAAAGCCCCTCCCAAGGCGATCAATACTCTTGAGATTCCGTTTTATCGTCTCCGTCAGGCATATCCTGAGCTGGATCAAAGCAAATCATATGTGCTGTATTGCGACAAGGGTGTAATGAGCAAGATGCAGGTGCTTTATTTGCGCGAGCAGGGGTTTGAAAACGTCTCAGTATATGGGGAAGGGTGA
- a CDS encoding rhodanese-like domain-containing protein yields MEQFLVFIMNHWILSAVWLVFFILVIVNESARGGAQLSPQQATRLINSENAVVLDVRKKDEFKTGHLPNSLNIPATNISNRLGELEPYRNKPIILVCKTGTTTGAVGATLKKAGFENVARLKGGITEWLSNNLPLVKS; encoded by the coding sequence ATGGAACAGTTTCTCGTCTTCATCATGAACCATTGGATCTTATCCGCAGTCTGGTTAGTCTTTTTCATTCTGGTCATTGTTAATGAAAGTGCCAGAGGCGGGGCTCAACTCAGCCCTCAGCAGGCGACTCGCCTGATCAACAGTGAAAATGCTGTGGTGCTCGACGTCCGCAAAAAAGATGAATTCAAAACCGGCCATTTGCCCAACTCACTGAATATTCCCGCAACGAATATCAGCAACAGACTTGGAGAACTGGAGCCCTACCGCAATAAGCCCATCATTCTGGTTTGCAAGACCGGTACCACGACAGGCGCGGTTGGAGCTACATTGAAGAAAGCCGGATTTGAAAACGTCGCTCGCCTCAAAGGAGGGATTACCGAGTGGCTCAGCAATAACCTTCCCCTGGTTAAATCCTGA